The Streptomyces griseiscabiei genome includes a window with the following:
- the infA gene encoding translation initiation factor IF-1 — MAKKQGAIEIEGTVVESLPNAMFKVELQNGHQVLAHISGKMRMHYIRILPDDRVVVELSPYDLTRGRIVYRYK, encoded by the coding sequence GTGGCCAAGAAGCAAGGTGCCATCGAGATCGAGGGCACTGTCGTCGAGTCTCTTCCGAACGCCATGTTCAAGGTCGAGCTCCAGAACGGCCACCAGGTCCTGGCACACATCAGCGGCAAGATGCGTATGCACTACATCCGCATCCTCCCTGACGACCGGGTCGTGGTGGAGCTGTCTCCGTACGACCTGACGCGTGGCCGGATCGTCTACCGCTACAAGTAG